DNA sequence from the Roseofilum casamattae BLCC-M143 genome:
ACGGGTCTGACCGATAAGGGGCAAGTTCGTTCTGCTAATCAAGATGCCTTTTACTATGACGATCCCGAAGGCCGCTTTTTTGTCGTCGCTGATGGTATGGGAGGACATGCTGGGGGAGAACAAGCCAGTCAATTGGCGACCGCAAAAATCAAGGACTATTTGCTGGCCCATTGGGATTCAGATAAACCTTCCGATAGTTTGCTCAAAGCGGCCCTGCTGAATGCGAATCAAGCTATCCTCGAAGATCAACGCAAACATCCCGAACGTTCGGATATGGGGACGACGGCAGTAGTGCTCTTGTTCCGAGCAGAGCAAAAAGGAGGCGAGGAAGAACCTTGGGTGGCTCATATTGGAGATTCTCGCCTCTATCGGTTGCGCGGACATCATCTGACTCAAGAGACCGAAGACCATACCTGGGTGGCGAAAGGCATGGCTTCTGGAATGCTGACCCCAGAACAAGCTCGCGCTCACCCCTGGCGACACGTTCTCTCTCAATGTTTGGGCCGCGAAGATACGGAGGAGAGCGATATTGATGTAGACTCTTTAGACCTGAAAGAAGGCGATCGCCTTTTACTCTGCAGCGATGGTCTGACCGAAGAGTTACCCGATGGCGAAATTTTGAATACGCTTAAGTCGATCCGTGCTTGTAATTTTGCTGCCGAGCAACTGATTGCTATTGCAAAT
Encoded proteins:
- a CDS encoding PP2C family protein-serine/threonine phosphatase produces the protein MKRIFTGLTDKGQVRSANQDAFYYDDPEGRFFVVADGMGGHAGGEQASQLATAKIKDYLLAHWDSDKPSDSLLKAALLNANQAILEDQRKHPERSDMGTTAVVLLFRAEQKGGEEEPWVAHIGDSRLYRLRGHHLTQETEDHTWVAKGMASGMLTPEQARAHPWRHVLSQCLGREDTEESDIDVDSLDLKEGDRLLLCSDGLTEELPDGEILNTLKSIRACNFAAEQLIAIANEKGGRDNITVIIIALEAS